The following proteins come from a genomic window of Drosophila sulfurigaster albostrigata strain 15112-1811.04 chromosome X, ASM2355843v2, whole genome shotgun sequence:
- the LOC133848491 gene encoding vanin-like protein 3, producing the protein MCGKWCTLLLHICLVAGEYYTAGVVEFRPDIAGATSAQLLEDNLSAYLELITLANGTTDIIVFPEATLNSLLQLTAVPQPNATHSLCHQTTGASSATGEFMQQLACAAVQANTYLLFNVKEREDCEHSDLDCPTRGYRVYNTNVAIDRSGAIVSRYRKWNLYLEPQLNRTATPEFGIFETDFNVTFGHFVCFDMLFYTPAQELVERFNIRNVIVTKMFNSELPFLTASQLQQGWAWANNVNLLAAGASLPHGGISGSGIYAGRGGALARRMVGNATEGVRQLLLARVPHSPDDPLDDVTFDEERTGPEQLQLLMLQQPQLEEFNSWQVQLGDEQQQQQQRRLCHTDLCCDFEWSLESEAPQTKHFDYDYVYRVGVFVGRRRYEEAQYSVVRLCGLFACRNASVESCGQLREATAAENRELQLPRFNTLRVSGEFVQRSRRQLMPSTLSVSLYALQATELLWSVADATRVQLQLHKPHSHLLTFGIYGNYFEDEEDEEEEEEEKEVPSHNCGTALATSATVVMAGLLLLSLLLQQQ; encoded by the exons ATGTGCGGCAAGTGGTGCACGCTGCTCCTCCACATTTGCCTCGTGGCTGGCGAATACTACACAGCTGGCGTTGTTGAATTTCGACCCGACATCGCGGGGGCAACTTCGGCACAACTGCTCGAGGACAATTTGAGCGCATATCTGGAGCTGATTACCTTGGCCAATGGCACCACGGACATCATTGTCTTCCCGGAGGCGACGCTTAACAGTTTGCTGCAGTTGACTGCGGTGCCACAGCCGAATGCAACGCACAGTTTGTGCCACCAAACAACAGGTGCATCATCAGCAACTGGCGAATTTATGCAACAACTTGCTTGCGCCGCTGTCCAAGCGAATACCTATCTGCTCTTTAATGTGAAGGAACGCGAGGATTGCGAACATTCCGATCTCGATTGTCCCACACGAGGTTATCGAGTGTACAACACGAATGTGGCTATCGATCGCAGTGGTGCGATCGTGTCGCGTTATCGCAAATGGAATCTATACCTTGAACCGCAACTCAATCGGACGGCGACGCCCGAGTTTGGCATCTTCGAGACGGACTTCAATGTGACCTTTGGCCATTTTGTCTGCTTCGATATGTTGTTCTACACGCCAGCTCAGGAACTTGTCGAGCGCTTCAATATACGGAACGTGATTGTCACCAAAATGTTCAACTCCGAGCTGCCCTTCCTAACGG CCAGCCAACTGCAACAGGGCTGGGCGTGGGCGAACAACGTGAATCTGCTGGCAGCCGGGGCGAGCTTGCCACACGGTGGCATCAGCGGCAGTGGCATCTATGCGGGCCGTGGTGGCGCATTGGCGCGTCGCATGGTCGGCAATGCGACCGAGGGCGTGcgtcagctgctgctggcacgTGTGCCACACTCGCCCGACGACCCGCTGGACGACGTCACGTTTGATGAGGAGCGCACGGGGCCcgagcagctgcagttgctgatgttgcagcagccgcagttgGAGGAGTTCAACAGCTGGCAGGTGCAGCTCGgagatgagcagcagcagcagcagcagcgacgttTGTGCCACACGGATCTGTGCTGTGACTTTGAGTGGAGCTTGGAATCGGAGGCGCCACAAACTAAACACTTCGACTACGACTACGTGTATCGAGTGGGCGTGTTTGTGGGTCGGCGACGCTACGAGGAGGCACAGTACAGTGTTGTGCGTTTGTGCGGCTTGTTTGCATGCCGCAACGCCAGCGTCGAGAGCTGCGGTCAACTGAGGGAAGCGACGGCAGCGGAGAACAGAGAGTTGCAACTGCCGCGCTTCAATACGCTGCGTGTGAGCGGCGAGTTTGTGCAACGTTCGCGACGCCAACTGATGCCCAGCACGCTGAGCGTGTCGCTCTATGCTCTGCAAGCCACAGAGCTGCTCTGGTCTGTGGCAGATGCCACCCGggtgcagttgcagctgcacaAGCCGCACTCACACTTGCTGACCTTTGGCATCTATGGCAACTATTTCGAAGACGAGGAGgacgaagaggaggaggaagaggagaagGAAGTGCCGTCGCATAATTGTGGTACCGCACTTGCCACATCTGCCACAGTCGTCATGGCcggcttgctgctgctgtctctgctgctgcagcaacagtag
- the LOC133848836 gene encoding vanin-like protein 1 — protein sequence MSLARASLTLILKPRYELVLLLLLSTIALTQQAAIDSTTDFYTAGVVEFRNAASVADNLAGYLEIIASPNASATDIIVFPEATLGNFNSYDFVPSPQQQVTPCLDDPEAQYYADYLVAISCAARNVSKYVAINVPEHELCTDVPEDTRPCASNGFNIYNTNVVFDRNGTVISRYRKVHLYGEPRNTTFVPESITFETDFGVTFGHMICFDIMFFTPGGEIIQEQGVRDFIFPTMWFSQLPFLTAVQTQQAWAYANDANLLAAGASHPENGSTGSGIYNGRKGTISSVMALDEGQRRIYVAQVPKYPASNRRTSKRSRRAVKEQPQPRNTEGFQMKQDLVTLYETVSLESLANQATDTSLTQDVCHGQICCHFEVEWRLLDNVAENVSYYNYRLAAYDGWRNEKGMDANYLRNCGIFACTGPTIEDCGKLVHAFQPRVTFTRLLIEATYPKSREFLLAPNSVRDNLLPLEPHQFEFSLEELANQNQLQSRFELAPSLEVQNLLTFAIYGNYYDDECTFNKGTEQQDLECGFQPKDDGAASLRFSSFFAAATAVDNASEASLVATTTTNYIELASFFFLLNS from the exons atgaGCTTAGCTAGAGCTAGTTTAACCTTAATCCTTAAGCCTCGTTATGAGcttgtcttgttgttgttgttgtcgacgaTCGCGTTGACTCAGCAG GCGGCCATCGATAGCACCACGGACTTCTATACCGCCGGCGTTGTGGAGTTTCGCAATGCGGCGAGCGTAGCTGATAATTTGGCCGGCTACTTGGAGATCATCGCATCGCCGAATGCCAGCGCCACGGATATCATTGTATTCCCCGAGGCAACGCTCGGCAATTTCAATAGCTACGATTTTGTGCCCAGTCCTCAGCAACAGGTGACGCCGTGTCTCGATGACCCTGAGGCTCAGTACTACGCTGACTATCTGGTTGCCATCTCTTGTGCTGCTCGCAATGTCAGCAAATATGTGGCGATCAATGTCCCGGAGCATGAGCTCTGCACCGATGTCCCGGAGGATACGCGTCCGTGTGCGAGCAACGGTTTCAATATCTACAACACGAATGTGGTCTTCGATCGCAATGGAACCGTCATCTCGCGCTATCGCAAGGTGCATCTGTATGGCGAGCCGAGGAACACGACCTTTGTGCCCGAGAGCATCACCTTTGAGACGGACTTCGGGGTCACGTTTGGCCACATGATCTGCTTTGACATCATGTTCTTTACGCCCGGGGGGGAGATCATTCAGGAGCAGGGCGTGCGCGACTTTATCTTTCCCACCATGTGGTTCTCCCAGCTGCCGTTCCTCACAG CTGTGCAAACGCAGCAGGCTTGGGCGTACGCCAACGATGCGAATCTGCTGGCTGCGGGCGCCAGTCACCCTGAGAATGGCTCCACTGGGAGCGGTATATATAACGGTCGTAAAGGCACCATCAGCAGTGTGATGGCTCTGGACGAGGGACAACGTCGCATCTATGTGGCTCAGGTGCCCAAATATCCGGCGAGCAACAGACGCACCTCGAAGCGTTCACGTCGAGCAGTGAAGGAGCAACCGCAGCCAAGGAACACCGAAGGTTTCCAGATGAAGCAGGATCTAGTGACGCTCTACGAGACAGTTTCGCTGGAGTCGCTGGCGAATCAGGCAACTGACACTTCGCTAACTCAGGACGTGTGCCACGGACAGATCTGCTGTCACTTTGAGGTCGAGTGGCGTTTGCTCGACAATGTGGCGGAGAATGTCAGCTATTACAACTATCGATTGGCCGCCTACGATGGCTGGCGCAATGAGAAGGGAATGGATGCGAACTATTTGCGCAATTGCGGCATCTTTGCCTGCACCGGACCCACCATCGAGGACTGTGGCAAATTGGTGCATGCGTTCCAGCCACGCGTGACATTCACCCGTCTCCTCATCGAGGCCACCTATCCCAAGTCCCGTGAGTTCCTCCTGGCCCCGAACAGTGTGCGCGACAATCTGCTGCCCCTGGAGCCGCATCAGTTTGAGTTCTCCCTCGAGGAGCTGGCGAATCA AAATCAACTGCAGTCACGCTTTGAGCTCGCCCCATCGCTGGAGGTGCAGAATCTCCTCACTTTTGCCATCTACGGCAACTACTATGATGATGAGTGCACCTTTAACAAAGGCACCGAACAGCAGGATTTGGAATGCGGCTTCCAACCCAAAGATGATGGCGCCGCCTCGTTGCGTTTCTCCagcttttttgctgctgccactgctgttgACAATGCTTCTGAAGCTTCACTAgtggcaacaactacaacaaactATATTGAacttgcttcttttttttttttgctgaacTCATAA